A region of Vitis vinifera cultivar Pinot Noir 40024 chromosome 15, ASM3070453v1 DNA encodes the following proteins:
- the LOC104881834 gene encoding protein FAR1-RELATED SEQUENCE 5-like, with protein MTLSNSVYLQMMQSVKEKTIKREFEVKEEDVVNDDAYIGGTCHLGGNGLKEKVLKGISNEEVYKLQFDCIDEAETFYNMLAKVTGFNIRKDDLKRDKNGDIISRKWVCSREGQRATKFIENDKRQREPRSLSRVGCEATFCVGLNRKDGKWIVKEFIGGHNHNLVDAINTQFLRSHRTISNPDKAQVDVLRKVGVKTTQIMDYMVKQSGRHEHVGFTQKYIYNHVDAMRRSEIKDDDAEAALAYLCGKAEMDSSFFL; from the exons aTGACGTTGTCGAATTCGGTTTATCTTCAA ATGATGCAATCGGTGAAGGAGAAAACAATCAAGCGGGAGTTTGAAGTGAAGGAGGAGGACGTCGTCAATGATGATGCATATATCGGTGGCACTTGCCACCTGGGTGGAAACGGTTTGAAAGAGAAGGTGTTGAAGGGTATTTCAAATGAAGAAGTCTACAAATTGCAATTCGATTGCATAGATGAGGCTGAAACATTTTACAACATGTTAGCAAAAGTAACTGGATTTAATATTCGAAAGGATGATTTGAAGCGAGACAAGAATGGAGATATAATATCTCGAAAGTGGGTGTGTTCTAGAGAAGGACAGCGAGCGACaaagtttattgaaaatgacaagCGACAGCGTGAGCCACGATCATTGAGTAGAGTTGGATGTGAAGCCACATTTTGTGTAGGCTTGAACAGGAAAGATGGAAAGTGGATTGTAAAGGAATTTATAGGAGGTCATAATCATAATTTGGTCGATGCTATCAACACACAATTCCTTCGGTCTCATCGAACAATAAGTAATCCAGATAAGGCACAAGTTGATGTTTTGCGTAAAGTAGGTGTTAAAACCACACAAATTATGGACTATATGGTCAAACAATCAGGGAGACATGAGCACGTCGGTTTcacacaaaaatatatatacaatcaCGTTGATGCAATGCGTAGAAGTGAAATTAAAGACGATGATGCAGAAGCGGCATTGGCTTATTTGTGTGGAAAGGCAGAAatggattcttcattttttttataa
- the LOC104881833 gene encoding protein FAR1-RELATED SEQUENCE 5-like — protein MDYACFGDVLAFDTTYRTNAYKKPLVVLVGVNHHHQTVVFGCALLIDESVGTYEWVLETFLDAMMNKKPISVVTDGDKAMRKTIKKVLPDSCHRLCSWHLQRNAFTNVHIKDFSSIFARCMFMRGNEEEFEKVWHEMVANLGLNENRWVIEIYGKRKRWAEAYLRGNFFGGMRTTQRCESMNAYLNRFLKIRLRLYEFVQQFDRAILRIRQNEAKVEFESNNSSPVLSTKLSILENHAATVYKESFLKFRDEMKNVELFFVVGLVSDHSMWAYTLSKFRHLNLNWEVQFCLDIVTLKCSCMMFESIGIPCCHMVVVMKVEHLEEIPQSCIMKRWTKLAKVYTRSVLVNETDNDMDRFVQYGSLSSMCNKLSYFLSDTSSSFIEAKNEIQNLTARMEELYNYNLKGKKIAADGATGTNQVRDPNIVKTKGNPGKVAMDVQKGRRCSRCKRVGHTIQKCPEAIIPQNAQPGYMVMLGEHLSNDQSDMYIDCGELNKV, from the exons ATGGATTATGCGTGTTTTGGAGATGTCCTAGCATTTGACACAACCTATAGAACAAATGCCTATAAAAAGCCTCTAGTAGTGTTGGTCGGTGTTAATCATCACCACCAAACTGTTGTATTTGGTTGTGCGTTATTGATAGATGAAAGTGTTGGAACATATGAATGGGTGTTGGAGACATTTCTTGATGCCATGATGAATAAGAAACCCATATCTGTTGTAACCGATGGGGATAAAGCTATGCGTAAGACAATTAAAAAAGTATTACCCGATTCGTGTCATCGATTGTGTTCATGGCATTTGCAACGAAATGCATTCACGAATGTGCATATTAAGGACTTCTCAAGCATATTTGCAAGGTGCATGTTCATGCGTGGGAAtgaagaagaatttgaaaaggtTTGGCATGAAATGGTTGCAAATTTGGGACTTAATGAGAATCGTTGGGTGATCGAGATATATGGGAAACGTAAAAGATGGGCAGAGGCGTATTTACGTGGAAATTTCTTTGGAGGGATGAGAACCACACAAAGGTGTGAGAGTATGAATGCATATCTAAATAGATTCTTAAAAATTCGCTTGCGACTGTATGAGTTTGTACAACAATTTGATAGAGCCATACTGAGAATACGGCAAAACGAGGCAAAGGTAGAGTTTGAGTCGAACAATTCTTCACCCGTGCTTTCAACCAAACTATCCATACTTGAAAATCATGCTGCGACGGTATACAAAGAATCTTTCCTTAAATTTCGCGATGAGATGAAAAATGTAGAGTTATTCTTTGTGGTAGGTCTTGTAAGTGATCATTCAATGTGGGCATACACATTATCTAAGTTTAGACACCTGAACTTAAATTGGGAAGTACAATTTTGCCTGGATattgtaacattaaaatgctcATGCATGATGTTTGAGTCAATTGGCATCCCATGTTGCCACATGGTGGTGGTTATGAAGGTGGAGCATTTAGAAGAGATTCCTCAGTCATGTATTATGAAGAGGTGGACAAAGTTAGCAAAGGTGTATACAAGATCAGTACTAGTGAATGAGACGGATAACGACATGGATCGGTTTGTACAATATGGTTCATTGAGTTCGATGTGCAACAAGCTCTCCTACTTTCTGTCAGATACGTCATCTTCATTTATAGAGgcaaaaaatgaaatacaaaatttgaCGGCGAGAATGGAGGAACTCTATAACTATAAtttgaaagggaagaaaatagcAGCAGATGGAGCGACAGGTACTAACCAAGTTCGTGATCCAAATATTGTGAAGACTAAAGGGAATCCAGGCAAAGTGGCAATGGATGTTCAAAAGGGAAGACGATGCAGTCGTTGTAAAAGAGTGGGTCACACAATTCAAAAGTGTCCAGAAGCTATAATCCCTCAAAATGCTCAGCCGGGTTATATG GTAATGTTAGGGGAGCATTTGTCGAATGACCAATCTGACATGTACATAGATTGTGGTGAACTTAATAAG gtttaa
- the LOC109124012 gene encoding serine/threonine-protein phosphatase 7 long form homolog, producing MMKEKDKGVKINDDLRKKLGKKWNALSKVEKENFMAKSKESSKQYSLQKGVVPKLYLQTRCSPERVIRVIEKLEPKQKVAIEEIGFGSLLQLRCRKIDHGLCLWLINSFNPNTYMLQLYNTCIKLSPIDVEFIMGLRARGFKIGMNKDVGHKNDLCKKYCDKKGRLPLVMLENQIREDKEGGNDFKVRFVLFVLGALLCPTMKLFVNRSFLHLVEDIDSIKKMNWAEFVLSYLVHGIEEFKKKQQSGVCGCLLFLMLFYHEHISFEEKFLPLYTRPSPRIIAWGDDEVLDRKRRLKNLVDMQMRISKYG from the exons atgatgaaagagaaggaTAAAGGAGtgaagataaatgatgat ttgaggaaaaaattggGCAAGAAGTGGAATGCCctttcaaaagtagaaaaagaaaatttcatggcaaagtccaaagaaagttcaaaacaatattCACTTCAAAAGGGTGTGGTtccaaag TTATATCTTCAAACTCGATGCTCCCCCGAGCGAGTGATTAGAGTGATTGAAAAATTAGAACCAAAGCAAAAGGTAGCCATAGAAGAAATAGGATTTGGTAGCCTCTTGCAACTTCGATGTAGGAAAATTGATCATGGGTTATGTCTTTGGTTGATAAATAGTTTTAATCCGAACACTTATATGTTACAGTTGTATAATACTTGTATCAAATTATCCCCCAttgatgttgaatttattatgggaTTGAGGGCAAGAGGGTTCAAGATTGGCATGAACAAAGATGTTGGccataaaaatgatttatgtaaaaaatattgtgataaaaaaggGCGATTGCCATTAGTgatgttagaaaatcaaattagggaGGATAAAGAGGGTGGAAACGATTTTAAAGttcgttttgtattatttgtgttgGGTGCATTATTGTGCCCAACAATGAAGCTTTTTGTGAATCGTTCTTTCTTACATCTTGTGGAAGACAtcgattcaataaagaagatgaattggGCAGAATTTGTGTTGTCCTATCTTGTGCACGGGATTGAAGAGTTTaagaagaaacaacaaagtggggtttgcggttgcttattgtttttaatg TTATTCTACCACGAGCATATATCGTTTGAAGAGAAATTTCTACCGCTATATACTCGACCTTCTCCTCGGATTATTGCTTGGGGAGATGATGAAGTATTGGACAGGAAACGAAGATTGAAAAACTTGGTGGATATGCAAATGAGAAT CTCAAAATATGGGTGA
- the LOC100256428 gene encoding pentatricopeptide repeat-containing protein At2g44880 isoform X1 has translation MRGNQQQSLWSPIERKCLSLLQQSKTRANLLQIHAFMLRNALETNPNLFTKFIATCSSIALLAPLYDPLAGIVHARRMFDHRPHRDDAFLCNSMIKAYVGMRQYSESFALYRDLRRNTSFTPDSFTFSVLAKSCALNMAIWEGQEIHSHVVAVGFCLDLYAATALVDMYAKFGKMDCARKLFDEMIDRSQVSWTALIGGYVRSGDMDNAGKLFDQMIEKDSAAFNTMIDAYVKLGDMCSARKLFDEMPERSVVSWTIMIYGYSSNGNLDSARSLFDAMPEKNLFSWNAMISGYRQNKQPYEALKLFHEMQSTTSLEPDEVTIVSVLPAIADLGALDLGGWVHRFVRRKKLDRATNVGTALIDMYAKCGEIVKSRGVFDNMPEKETASWNALINAFAINGRAKEALGLFMEMNHKGFMPNEITMIGVLSACNHSGLVEEGKRWFKAMEEFGLTPKIEHYGCMVDLLGRAGCLQEAEKLMESMPYEANGIILSSFLFACGYSKDVARAERVLKEAIKMEAWNDGNYIMLRNLYANEKRWKEADEVKGLMRRNGVKKEAGCSAIEVDSRVWEFVAGDRVHPKWEAIHSVLGQLWVHMKGTRLHTKTMKRGRDVLNC, from the coding sequence ATGAGAGGGAACCAACAACAATCGCTTTGGAGTCCAATAGAGAGAAAATGCCTTTCTCTTCTCCAACAATCCAAAACCAGAGCCAACCTCCTCCAAATCCACGCTTTCATGCTCCGTAACGCCCTCGAAACCAACCCCAATCTCTTCACTAAATTCATTGCAACTTGCTCTTCCATCGCCCTTCTGGCTCCTCTGTATGACCCGCTTGCCGGAATCGTCCACGCCCGTCGTATGTTTGATCATAGGCCCCACAGGGATGATGCCTTTCTTTGCAACTCCATGATCAAAGCGTATGTGGGTATGCGCCAATATTCTGAATCTTTCGCTCTTTATAGAGATCTTAGGAGGAATACGAGTTTTACGCCTGATAGTTTCACGTTTTCAGTGTTGGCAAAGTCCTGTGCACTGAATATGGCGATTTGGGAGGGTCAAGAGATTCATAGTCATGTTGTGGCAGTCGGGTTTTGCTTGGATTTGTATGCGGCGACAGCTTTGGTTGACATGTATGCGAAGTTTGGGAAGATGGATTGTGCAAGGAAGCTGTTTGATGAAATGATTGATAGAAGTCAAGTGTCTTGGACTGCTCTTATTGGTGGGTATGTGAGGTCTGGAGATATGGATAATGCAGGAAAGCTCTTTGATCAGATGATTGAGAAAGACTCAGCTGCATTCAATACAATGATTGATGCTTACGTCAAGTTGGGAGATATGTGCTCAGCcagaaaattatttgatgagATGCCAGAGAGGAGTGTAGTCTCTTGGACGATTATGATTTATGGGTACAGTAGCAATGGTAATCTTGATTCTGCTAGGTCGCTATTCGATGCCATGCCCGAGAAGAATCTGTTTTCTTGGAATGCAATGATCAGTGGATATCGCCAAAACAAACAGCCATATGAAGCGTTGAAACTGTTTCATGAAATGCAATCAACAACATCACTGGAACCAGATGAAGTTACTATAGTGAGTGTTCTTCCAGCAATAGCTGATTTGGGTGCTTTGGATTTGGGTGGTTGGGTCCATAGGTTTGTCCGGAGGAAGAAACTTGATAGAGCAACTAATGTTGGTACCGCTCTCATTGATATGTATGCCAAATGTGGTGAAATTGTGAAATCTAGGGGAGTTTTTGACAACATGCCTGAGAAAGAAACCGCTTCTTGGAATGCTTTGATTAATGCGTTTGCGATCAATGGGCGTGCCAAGGAAGCATTGGGGTTATTCATGGAGATGAATCATAAAGGTTTTATGCCGAATGAGATAACCATGATAGGCGTTTTATCAGCTTGTAATCACAGTGGGTTAGTGGAGGAAGGGAAGAGGTGGTTTAAAGCAATGGAAGAATTCGGGCTTACCCCAAAAATTGAACACTATGGTTGCATGGTAGACCTTTTGGGGAGGGCAGGATGTTTGCAGGAGGCTGAGAAGTTGATGGAGAGCATGCCTTACGAAGCGAATGGGATAATCTTGAGTTCTTTTCTATTTGCATGCGGCTACTCCAAGGATGTTGCAAGAGCCGAAAGAGTACTAAAAGAGGCAATTAAAATGGAGGCGTGGAACGATGGGAACTACATTATGTTGAGGAACTTGTACGCAAATGAGAAAAGATGGAAAGAAGCGGATGAAGTTAAGGGTTTGATGAGGAGGAATGGAGTGAAGAAAGAGGCTGGTTGCAGTGCAATTGAAGTTGATAGTAGGGTTTGGGAGTTTGTAGCAGGGGATAGAGTGCATCCAAAATGGGAGGCCATTCATTCTGTCTTAGGCCAGTTATGGGTGCACATGAAGGGAACAAGGTTGCATACTAAAACTATGAAGAGAGGGAGAGATGTGTTGAATTGTTGA
- the LOC100256428 gene encoding pentatricopeptide repeat-containing protein At2g44880 isoform X2, with protein sequence MRGNQQQSLWSPIERKCLSLLQQSKTRANLLQIHAFMLRNALETNPNLFTKFIATCSSIALLAPLYDPLAGIVHARRMFDHRPHRDDAFLCNSMIKAYVVLAKSCALNMAIWEGQEIHSHVVAVGFCLDLYAATALVDMYAKFGKMDCARKLFDEMIDRSQVSWTALIGGYVRSGDMDNAGKLFDQMIEKDSAAFNTMIDAYVKLGDMCSARKLFDEMPERSVVSWTIMIYGYSSNGNLDSARSLFDAMPEKNLFSWNAMISGYRQNKQPYEALKLFHEMQSTTSLEPDEVTIVSVLPAIADLGALDLGGWVHRFVRRKKLDRATNVGTALIDMYAKCGEIVKSRGVFDNMPEKETASWNALINAFAINGRAKEALGLFMEMNHKGFMPNEITMIGVLSACNHSGLVEEGKRWFKAMEEFGLTPKIEHYGCMVDLLGRAGCLQEAEKLMESMPYEANGIILSSFLFACGYSKDVARAERVLKEAIKMEAWNDGNYIMLRNLYANEKRWKEADEVKGLMRRNGVKKEAGCSAIEVDSRVWEFVAGDRVHPKWEAIHSVLGQLWVHMKGTRLHTKTMKRGRDVLNC encoded by the exons ATGAGAGGGAACCAACAACAATCGCTTTGGAGTCCAATAGAGAGAAAATGCCTTTCTCTTCTCCAACAATCCAAAACCAGAGCCAACCTCCTCCAAATCCACGCTTTCATGCTCCGTAACGCCCTCGAAACCAACCCCAATCTCTTCACTAAATTCATTGCAACTTGCTCTTCCATCGCCCTTCTGGCTCCTCTGTATGACCCGCTTGCCGGAATCGTCCACGCCCGTCGTATGTTTGATCATAGGCCCCACAGGGATGATGCCTTTCTTTGCAACTCCATGATCAAAGCGTATGTGG TGTTGGCAAAGTCCTGTGCACTGAATATGGCGATTTGGGAGGGTCAAGAGATTCATAGTCATGTTGTGGCAGTCGGGTTTTGCTTGGATTTGTATGCGGCGACAGCTTTGGTTGACATGTATGCGAAGTTTGGGAAGATGGATTGTGCAAGGAAGCTGTTTGATGAAATGATTGATAGAAGTCAAGTGTCTTGGACTGCTCTTATTGGTGGGTATGTGAGGTCTGGAGATATGGATAATGCAGGAAAGCTCTTTGATCAGATGATTGAGAAAGACTCAGCTGCATTCAATACAATGATTGATGCTTACGTCAAGTTGGGAGATATGTGCTCAGCcagaaaattatttgatgagATGCCAGAGAGGAGTGTAGTCTCTTGGACGATTATGATTTATGGGTACAGTAGCAATGGTAATCTTGATTCTGCTAGGTCGCTATTCGATGCCATGCCCGAGAAGAATCTGTTTTCTTGGAATGCAATGATCAGTGGATATCGCCAAAACAAACAGCCATATGAAGCGTTGAAACTGTTTCATGAAATGCAATCAACAACATCACTGGAACCAGATGAAGTTACTATAGTGAGTGTTCTTCCAGCAATAGCTGATTTGGGTGCTTTGGATTTGGGTGGTTGGGTCCATAGGTTTGTCCGGAGGAAGAAACTTGATAGAGCAACTAATGTTGGTACCGCTCTCATTGATATGTATGCCAAATGTGGTGAAATTGTGAAATCTAGGGGAGTTTTTGACAACATGCCTGAGAAAGAAACCGCTTCTTGGAATGCTTTGATTAATGCGTTTGCGATCAATGGGCGTGCCAAGGAAGCATTGGGGTTATTCATGGAGATGAATCATAAAGGTTTTATGCCGAATGAGATAACCATGATAGGCGTTTTATCAGCTTGTAATCACAGTGGGTTAGTGGAGGAAGGGAAGAGGTGGTTTAAAGCAATGGAAGAATTCGGGCTTACCCCAAAAATTGAACACTATGGTTGCATGGTAGACCTTTTGGGGAGGGCAGGATGTTTGCAGGAGGCTGAGAAGTTGATGGAGAGCATGCCTTACGAAGCGAATGGGATAATCTTGAGTTCTTTTCTATTTGCATGCGGCTACTCCAAGGATGTTGCAAGAGCCGAAAGAGTACTAAAAGAGGCAATTAAAATGGAGGCGTGGAACGATGGGAACTACATTATGTTGAGGAACTTGTACGCAAATGAGAAAAGATGGAAAGAAGCGGATGAAGTTAAGGGTTTGATGAGGAGGAATGGAGTGAAGAAAGAGGCTGGTTGCAGTGCAATTGAAGTTGATAGTAGGGTTTGGGAGTTTGTAGCAGGGGATAGAGTGCATCCAAAATGGGAGGCCATTCATTCTGTCTTAGGCCAGTTATGGGTGCACATGAAGGGAACAAGGTTGCATACTAAAACTATGAAGAGAGGGAGAGATGTGTTGAATTGTTGA